One genomic window of Halobellus limi includes the following:
- a CDS encoding beta-CASP ribonuclease aCPSF1: protein MSSVDTQLEELKAEIKSELPADISVSDVTYEGPELVIYTRDPKRFARNGDLVRDLAGKLRKRITVRPDPVALSPPERARDRILEVIPEEAGVTDLDFHEDTGEVVIQADKPGVVIGRNGETLREITREVGWTPEVVRTPPIESSTVSNVRDFLKQEREDRRQILERVGRQIHREELANEQWVRITMLGSCREVGRSSFILSTAETRVLVDCGEKPGTGEPPYMDIPEALGAGANSLDAVILTHAHLDHSALIPLLYKHGYDGPVYTTEPTRDLMGLLQLDYLDVERTEGRSPPYDPEMVREAIKHAIPIEYGDVTDIAPDVKLTLHNAGHALGSAIAHFHIGDGLYNVAFSGDVHYGETRLFDGAVNDFPRVETLVLESTYGGRNDYQTDQEDSERKLVEAINETHDRGGTVVVPTSAVGRAQELMLVLEEAMREGEIPSMPVHLDGMIWEATAVHTTYPEYLRSDLRDRIFGEEDNPFLADAFSQFDGDDDERREIVERDPAIVLAPAEMVTGGPITSWLRHAGPDPNSRLVFVDYQAQGTLGRRIENGLEEVPIDDGVGRSESIRLEADVDTFDGFSGHADRQGLENFVKTMNPRPEKILCVDGDERAVQDLSSGLYHEYHLRTFTPKNLETFRFR from the coding sequence ACCGTCCGTCCGGACCCCGTGGCGCTGTCGCCGCCCGAGCGGGCCAGAGACCGGATCCTCGAGGTGATCCCCGAGGAGGCCGGCGTCACCGACCTCGACTTCCACGAGGACACCGGCGAGGTCGTCATCCAGGCCGACAAACCCGGAGTGGTCATCGGCCGCAACGGCGAGACCCTCCGGGAGATCACCCGGGAGGTCGGCTGGACGCCCGAGGTGGTTCGGACGCCGCCGATCGAATCTTCGACGGTGTCGAACGTCCGGGACTTCCTCAAGCAGGAGCGCGAGGACCGCCGACAGATCCTCGAACGCGTCGGCCGACAGATCCACCGCGAGGAACTCGCCAACGAGCAGTGGGTCCGGATCACGATGCTCGGCTCCTGCCGGGAGGTCGGGCGGTCGTCGTTCATCCTCTCGACGGCGGAGACGCGAGTCCTGGTCGACTGCGGCGAGAAGCCGGGGACCGGCGAGCCGCCGTATATGGACATCCCGGAGGCGCTCGGCGCCGGCGCGAACTCCCTGGACGCGGTCATTCTCACGCACGCGCACCTCGATCACTCCGCGCTGATTCCGCTGCTCTACAAGCACGGCTACGACGGCCCGGTCTACACGACCGAACCCACGCGGGACCTGATGGGACTGCTCCAACTCGACTACCTCGACGTGGAGCGCACGGAGGGACGGTCGCCGCCCTACGACCCGGAGATGGTCCGCGAGGCGATCAAACACGCCATCCCCATCGAGTACGGCGACGTCACCGACATCGCGCCGGACGTCAAACTGACGCTCCACAACGCCGGGCACGCGCTGGGATCGGCGATCGCGCACTTCCACATCGGCGACGGCCTCTACAACGTCGCCTTCTCCGGCGACGTCCACTACGGGGAGACGAGACTGTTCGACGGCGCGGTCAACGACTTCCCGCGCGTCGAGACGCTCGTGTTAGAGTCGACCTACGGCGGTCGAAACGACTATCAGACAGACCAGGAGGACTCCGAGCGAAAGCTCGTCGAGGCGATCAACGAGACGCACGACCGCGGCGGCACGGTCGTCGTTCCGACCTCCGCGGTGGGCCGCGCACAGGAGCTGATGCTCGTGCTCGAAGAGGCGATGCGCGAGGGGGAGATCCCGAGTATGCCCGTCCACCTCGACGGGATGATCTGGGAGGCGACCGCGGTCCACACCACGTACCCCGAGTACCTCCGCTCGGACCTCCGCGACCGCATCTTCGGCGAGGAGGACAACCCGTTCCTCGCCGACGCGTTCTCGCAGTTCGACGGCGACGACGACGAGCGTCGGGAGATCGTCGAGAGGGACCCCGCGATCGTCCTCGCGCCCGCCGAGATGGTCACGGGTGGACCGATCACCTCGTGGCTCCGCCACGCCGGCCCCGACCCCAATTCACGGCTCGTCTTCGTCGACTACCAGGCGCAGGGGACGCTCGGCCGCCGCATCGAGAACGGTCTCGAGGAGGTCCCGATCGACGACGGCGTCGGCCGCTCGGAGTCGATCCGCCTGGAGGCGGACGTGGACACCTTCGACGGCTTCTCCGGACACGCCGACCGGCAGGGCCTCGAGAACTTCGTGAAGACGATGAACCCTCGCCCCGAAAAGATCCTCTGCGTCGACGGCGACGAACGCGCCGTCCAGGACCTCTCCTCCGGGCTGTACCACGAGTACCACCTCCGGACGTTCACCCCGAAGAACCTCGAAACGTTCCGGTTCCGCTGA